A window of the Henckelia pumila isolate YLH828 chromosome 3, ASM3356847v2, whole genome shotgun sequence genome harbors these coding sequences:
- the LOC140888923 gene encoding uncharacterized protein, whose translation MNIGYVSSEPVEVLRKRPNITVHGINAHKGFSDIAFSSDDNSRLLASDANGSINVWDRRASDLPCLELSTNSSGSLNSIKLSRDNEIIFGASKQGIIYMWDLRGGRSSTAFSNHKEGYCSPLIAVKLSHELEKIWSLKAQSNIVSKEIHSIDIDPSCPYQLAFHLDDGWSGVLDTNKLQVTHIHCPPPPWLDEFDGLTNVSFLRRPCWLLTNSIYIVGSSTSNGLYLLDFYPDSVSPCYVDYNCDDKSNDGTSGQRIQNRFLSLSEGITACASHPLNGTIVAGTKLSSLLVISDSKVSH comes from the exons ATGAACATTGGGTATGTATCCTCTGAACCGGTCGAG GTGCTAAGAAAGAGGCCCAATATCACTGTTCATGGGATTAATGCTCATAAAGGTTTCTCAGACATAGCTTTTTCTTCTGATGACAACTCAAG GTTGCTTGCTTCTGATGCTAATGGATCAATTAATGTGTGGGATAGAAGAGCTAGCGATCTTCCCTGTTTGGAACTCTCAACCAATTCCTCTGGCTCACTTAACAGTATTAAGTTAAGTAGGGATAATGAG ATTATATTTGGAGCTAGCAAGCAgggaattatatatatgtggGATCTCCGTGGAGGACGATCATCTACAGCTTTCAGTAATCATAAAGAG GGATATTGTTCTCCTCTTATTGCGGTGAAGTTATCACATGAGCTGGAGAAGATATGGTCCTTAAAG GCTCAATCAAATATTGTTTCAAAGGAAATACACTCAATTGATATTGATCCATCGTGCCCTTACCAATTGGCATTTCATCTTGATGATGGTTG GTCAGGTGTTCTAGACACTAACAAGCTTCAAGTGACACATATTCATTGTCCTCCACCTCCTTGGCT GGATGAATTCGATGGTTTGACCAATGTCTCATTCTTGAGAAGACCATGTTGGCTTCTAACAAACTCA ATTTACATTGTGGGATCGTCGACCAGTAATGGCCTTTACCTTTTGGATTTCTATCCAGACAGTGTCTCTCCTTGTTATGTGGATTACAA TTGTGATGATAAAAGCAATGATGGAACAAGTGGCCAGCGTATACAGAACAGATTTTTGTCACTCTCTGAAGGTATTACTGCATGTGCTTCTCATCCCTTGAATGGCACCATTGTGGCTGGAACTAAG CTCTCGTCATTGCTGGTTATTTCTGATTCAAAAGTGTCACACTGA